The Magnetococcales bacterium genome has a window encoding:
- a CDS encoding FAD-dependent oxidoreductase → MGEKPDYLIVGGGVIGLNMALEAKRRHPERRVVVLEKERDCGLHASGRNSGVLHAGFYYTADSLKARFCREGNDLMTRYCQERGLRINPCGKLVVARQEADLPVMAELLRRGAANGVELESWSAKRAQVLEPRVRTLDKAIYSPTTASVDPKEVMRALAEDAVALGVEIRTDTALLKWRDGVAQTTRGDIGAGYLINAAGLYADRIAHGCEFGLQTAILPFKGLYLYSDEPVGAFRTHIYPVPDLANPFLGVHYTLTVDGRAKVGPTAVPAFWREHYAGLSGFRRDEFLEIIQREIGLFLRNDFGFRNLAWREMQKYRRREMVRQAGALATGVEDRHYRRWGPPGVRAQLVDLFHRRLETDFRYEGDRQSFHVLNAVSPGFTCAMPFGRYLFDRIDALLG, encoded by the coding sequence ATGGGTGAAAAACCGGATTATCTGATCGTCGGAGGCGGGGTCATCGGCTTGAACATGGCCCTGGAAGCCAAACGACGCCATCCGGAACGCCGGGTGGTGGTGCTGGAGAAGGAGCGTGACTGTGGCCTCCATGCCAGTGGCCGCAACAGCGGTGTCCTGCATGCCGGTTTCTACTATACGGCCGATTCGCTGAAAGCCCGCTTTTGTCGGGAAGGCAATGACCTGATGACCCGTTATTGTCAGGAACGGGGCCTGCGCATCAACCCGTGCGGCAAATTGGTGGTGGCCCGGCAAGAGGCGGATTTGCCGGTCATGGCCGAGCTGCTGCGGCGCGGGGCAGCCAATGGCGTCGAACTGGAAAGCTGGTCTGCCAAACGGGCACAGGTTCTGGAGCCACGGGTACGAACGCTCGACAAGGCCATCTATTCGCCCACCACGGCCTCGGTGGATCCCAAAGAGGTGATGCGGGCATTGGCCGAAGATGCCGTTGCCCTGGGCGTCGAAATCCGAACGGATACTGCGTTGCTCAAGTGGAGAGATGGTGTCGCGCAGACCACACGGGGTGACATCGGGGCCGGATATTTGATCAATGCCGCCGGTCTCTATGCCGATCGGATTGCCCACGGGTGCGAGTTTGGTTTGCAGACCGCCATTCTGCCGTTCAAGGGACTGTATCTGTACAGTGATGAACCGGTTGGGGCCTTTCGGACCCATATTTATCCGGTTCCGGACCTGGCCAATCCCTTTCTGGGAGTCCACTACACCCTGACGGTGGATGGACGGGCCAAGGTTGGTCCCACGGCTGTCCCGGCCTTCTGGCGGGAACACTATGCCGGGTTGTCCGGGTTTCGCCGGGACGAGTTCCTGGAAATCATCCAGCGGGAGATTGGGTTGTTTTTGCGCAATGATTTTGGCTTTCGCAATCTTGCCTGGCGGGAGATGCAGAAATATCGCCGCCGGGAAATGGTCCGCCAGGCCGGTGCCCTGGCCACGGGTGTCGAAGATCGGCACTATCGACGCTGGGGACCACCAGGCGTGCGGGCGCAGCTTGTCGATCTGTTCCATCGCCGTCTGGAAACCGATTTTCGCTATGAAGGGGATCGACAGTCGTTTCATGTCTTGAACGCGGTGTCGCCAGGATTTACCTGTGCCATGCCGTTTGGACGTTATCTGTTTGATCGGATCGATGCCTTGTTGGGCTGA
- a CDS encoding 3'-5' exonuclease — MFKKINDPVWAFDAEWVPDPHAGRLLYGVAESATDREVMQEMWKQGGATPEDPTPYLKTVLCRVVSIAMVIRKEQRGNVGLWLHSLPQEPAGAGKETREREIVEKFLHSLGKNKPMLVGYNSLAADLRILVQRGMILGVQAKEFCHRPNKPWEGVDYLAKGSDWNVDLKDVVTPGWGHGSPSLHEIATLCGIPGKMEISGEQVPELWLNGQLERIVAYNEFDALTTYLLWLRALFFSGHLDAARYEAEQALVRTLLEKETANRPHLADYQREWDRLRQAHG; from the coding sequence ATGTTCAAGAAAATCAACGATCCGGTGTGGGCGTTCGATGCTGAATGGGTTCCCGATCCGCATGCCGGGCGTCTGCTGTATGGTGTGGCGGAGAGTGCCACGGATCGGGAAGTGATGCAGGAGATGTGGAAACAGGGAGGGGCCACCCCGGAAGATCCGACCCCTTACCTGAAAACAGTCCTGTGTCGGGTGGTTTCCATTGCCATGGTGATCCGCAAGGAACAGCGGGGCAATGTGGGATTGTGGTTGCACTCCCTGCCCCAGGAGCCAGCCGGAGCGGGCAAGGAGACCAGGGAACGCGAAATTGTGGAAAAATTTTTGCACTCCCTGGGCAAAAACAAGCCCATGCTGGTGGGGTACAACTCCCTGGCCGCCGATCTGCGCATCCTGGTGCAACGCGGCATGATCCTGGGTGTCCAGGCCAAAGAGTTTTGTCACCGTCCCAACAAACCCTGGGAAGGGGTCGATTATCTGGCCAAGGGGAGCGACTGGAATGTGGACTTGAAAGATGTCGTCACCCCGGGTTGGGGACATGGCAGCCCCTCCCTGCATGAAATCGCCACCTTGTGCGGCATTCCCGGCAAAATGGAAATCTCCGGCGAGCAGGTGCCGGAGTTGTGGTTGAACGGGCAACTGGAGCGCATCGTGGCCTACAATGAATTCGATGCCCTGACGACCTATTTATTGTGGTTGCGTGCCCTGTTTTTTTCCGGCCACCTCGATGCGGCCCGTTATGAAGCCGAACAGGCCCTCGTGCGAACCCTCCTGGAAAAAGAGACGGCCAACCGGCCTCATCTTGCCGACTATCAGCGCGAGTGGGATCGGTTGCGGCAGGCTCATGGTTGA